A section of the Rossellomorea marisflavi genome encodes:
- the yhaM gene encoding 3'-5' exoribonuclease YhaM yields MSGITTYAVGETIDLHLLIKQMTKGTTNTGKPFLTIILQDKSGDIEAKLWDASDQDEKAYQPETIVKVVGDIHNYRGKNQLKIKQIRPVSPGDGFSIADFLETAPVSIDEMSSKITQYIFEMRNPNIQRITRHLIKKYQKDFLEYPAATKNHHEFVSGLAYHVVSMLDLSKAIAGLYPTLDSDLLYAGVILHDLGKVIELSGPTSTTYTIEGNLIGHISIMVNEIGKAADELGIEGEEVMILQHLVLSHHGKAEWGSPKPPLIREAEILHYIDNVDAKMNMLDRVLSRTKPGEYTERVFALDNRSFYKPTFHE; encoded by the coding sequence ATGTCCGGAATTACGACCTATGCAGTCGGTGAGACCATCGATTTGCATTTATTGATCAAACAGATGACAAAAGGCACAACCAATACAGGCAAGCCATTCCTGACTATCATCCTGCAGGATAAGAGCGGGGATATCGAAGCGAAGCTGTGGGATGCCTCAGATCAGGATGAAAAAGCTTACCAGCCGGAGACGATTGTCAAGGTAGTCGGGGATATCCACAACTATCGGGGGAAGAACCAACTGAAAATCAAACAGATTCGTCCCGTGTCGCCGGGGGATGGTTTTTCCATTGCTGATTTCCTGGAGACTGCTCCGGTAAGTATAGATGAAATGAGCAGTAAGATCACCCAATATATCTTTGAAATGCGCAATCCGAATATTCAGCGGATCACCCGTCATCTGATCAAAAAATATCAGAAGGACTTCCTTGAATATCCTGCAGCAACGAAGAATCACCATGAATTCGTATCTGGCCTAGCCTATCATGTCGTTTCCATGCTTGATCTTTCAAAAGCCATCGCAGGACTATACCCGACGCTGGATTCCGACCTGTTGTATGCAGGTGTGATCCTTCATGATCTTGGCAAGGTGATTGAACTGTCCGGCCCGACTTCGACCACCTACACAATCGAGGGGAACTTGATCGGGCACATCTCCATCATGGTGAATGAAATCGGGAAAGCGGCCGATGAGCTTGGCATAGAAGGAGAAGAGGTCATGATCCTTCAGCATTTGGTCCTTAGCCACCATGGCAAGGCAGAATGGGGCAGCCCGAAACCCCCATTGATTCGCGAAGCAGAGATCCTTCACTATATCGATAACGTGGATGCGAAGATGAACATGCTCGACAGGGTCCTATCGAGGACGAAACCTGGGGAGTATACGGAGAGGGTCTTTGCCCTTGACAACCGCTCCTTCTATAAACCGACATTCCATGAATGA
- a CDS encoding HTH-type transcriptional regulator Hpr yields the protein MKEREFTLKEAMLFSQRMAQLSKALWKAIEKDWQQWIKPYDLNINEHHILWIAYHLKGASISDVAKFGVMHVSTAFNFSKKLEERELLEFSKRENDKRNTYIRLTEKGERILLDSMKNYDPDHHAIFQGVSPLRELYGKFPEMIEMMSVVRNIYGNDFMEIFEKSFDNIKNDFSDDNGKLTELFQEEDDLESSKDIS from the coding sequence ATGAAGGAAAGAGAATTCACATTAAAAGAGGCAATGCTCTTCAGCCAGCGGATGGCACAGCTCAGCAAAGCTCTGTGGAAAGCCATCGAAAAGGACTGGCAGCAATGGATCAAGCCGTATGATCTCAACATCAATGAACACCATATTCTCTGGATCGCTTATCATCTAAAAGGTGCTTCCATATCAGATGTAGCCAAATTCGGTGTCATGCATGTATCCACGGCATTTAATTTTTCCAAGAAATTAGAGGAGCGGGAACTGCTGGAGTTTTCAAAAAGGGAAAACGATAAACGCAACACGTATATCAGGCTGACGGAGAAAGGAGAACGCATTCTTCTCGATTCCATGAAGAATTACGATCCTGACCATCACGCTATTTTCCAAGGGGTCTCTCCCCTCAGGGAGCTTTACGGAAAATTTCCGGAAATGATCGAAATGATGAGCGTGGTGCGCAACATCTATGGGAATGATTTCATGGAGATTTTCGAAAAGTCGTTCGACAACATCAAAAATGACTTCTCCGATGACAATGGAAAACTGACTGAACTTTTCCAGGAAGAAGATGACTTAGAGAGTTCTAAAGACATTTCCTGA
- a CDS encoding peptidylprolyl isomerase, whose product MKKWILSVSLVAGAVGLAGCSGNGADDKDVVATTKAGDITKDELYDSAKQKFTPQMEQALQELVYTKVLDEKYDVSKDEINKKMDEAKEQLGDQFDMFLQQYNLDEKSFKEYLKLQLLQEKAATSDIKVTDKELKDYYENWKAPIEVRHILVEDEKTAKEVKKKLADGGKFEDLASEYSTDTASAANGGSLGWVDNAGRQSFVPEFSKALDSLKKGEVSDPVKTDYGYHIIEVTDTKEKKPFKDMKKDLEQELKLSKVDQSKIQESMKDEIEKADLKIKDKDLKDAFEQVLNGTPAPDAAAPEGNATTESDTKE is encoded by the coding sequence ATGAAGAAGTGGATCCTTTCCGTATCACTTGTTGCCGGTGCCGTGGGACTAGCAGGATGCAGCGGTAATGGGGCAGACGATAAAGATGTAGTTGCGACAACGAAAGCCGGGGATATCACCAAGGATGAACTGTATGATTCAGCGAAACAAAAGTTCACTCCACAAATGGAACAAGCCCTGCAGGAACTCGTTTATACAAAAGTTCTCGATGAGAAGTATGATGTTTCTAAAGATGAAATCAACAAAAAGATGGACGAAGCGAAAGAACAGCTCGGTGATCAATTCGATATGTTCCTTCAACAGTACAACCTTGATGAAAAATCCTTTAAAGAGTATTTGAAGCTTCAGCTTCTTCAAGAGAAGGCGGCTACATCAGATATAAAGGTCACTGACAAGGAACTCAAGGATTATTACGAAAATTGGAAAGCTCCGATTGAAGTAAGGCACATCCTCGTGGAAGACGAAAAGACTGCGAAGGAAGTCAAAAAGAAATTGGCTGACGGGGGTAAATTCGAAGATCTTGCAAGCGAGTATTCAACCGATACCGCTTCTGCAGCTAACGGTGGCAGCCTTGGATGGGTTGATAATGCCGGACGCCAAAGCTTTGTACCTGAGTTCTCAAAAGCCCTTGACTCCCTGAAAAAAGGTGAGGTCAGCGATCCTGTGAAGACAGATTATGGCTACCACATCATTGAAGTGACCGATACGAAAGAAAAGAAACCGTTCAAAGATATGAAAAAAGATCTTGAGCAAGAGCTTAAACTTTCAAAAGTGGACCAGTCTAAAATCCAGGAATCCATGAAGGACGAAATCGAAAAAGCAGATCTTAAGATCAAGGATAAAGATCTCAAAGATGCATTCGAACAAGTCCTGAACGGTACGCCAGCACCGGATGCTGCTGCCCCTGAAGGCAATGCAACGACCGAATCCGATACAAAAGAATGA
- a CDS encoding enoyl-CoA hydratase — protein MSVQKQGELVKVQIEGKVARVVLNRPESLNALDLDLMSGLLSALKEIRRDPDLAIVVLTGEGKGFSSGGDIKSMLSLGNEGDFSEVMDVINELAMTLYTLPKIVVAGIHGAAAGLGFSLALTADYILCEEDSKLAMNFIGIGLIPDGGSHFLLQERLGTHKAKRMIWNGKVMLGQEALMKGLVDEALPSGKLAEGLERYIEQCLQSPVKALLKTKEIYTELNKERLQEALLKEKDGQWLMRQTSDHQEGIKAFIEKRRPSFKGE, from the coding sequence ATGAGCGTACAAAAACAAGGTGAATTAGTGAAGGTTCAAATAGAAGGAAAAGTGGCGAGAGTCGTCTTGAACCGGCCGGAGTCGTTGAATGCCCTCGACCTCGATTTGATGAGCGGGCTATTGTCTGCACTGAAGGAAATCAGGAGGGACCCAGATTTGGCGATTGTCGTACTGACCGGGGAAGGAAAAGGTTTTTCATCGGGAGGAGACATCAAATCCATGCTCTCCCTTGGGAATGAAGGCGATTTTTCCGAAGTGATGGATGTGATCAATGAGCTTGCAATGACTCTCTACACCCTTCCGAAGATCGTCGTGGCGGGTATCCACGGTGCAGCCGCGGGTCTCGGGTTCAGCTTGGCGTTGACGGCCGATTATATCCTTTGCGAGGAAGACAGCAAGCTTGCCATGAATTTCATCGGGATTGGACTCATCCCCGATGGTGGCAGCCACTTCCTCCTTCAAGAGAGGCTCGGCACCCATAAGGCGAAAAGGATGATCTGGAATGGAAAAGTGATGCTCGGGCAAGAGGCCCTCATGAAAGGACTGGTAGACGAAGCACTTCCATCGGGGAAACTGGCAGAAGGACTGGAACGATATATCGAACAGTGTCTTCAATCCCCAGTGAAGGCACTCTTGAAAACAAAGGAAATTTATACCGAGTTGAATAAAGAGAGGCTTCAGGAAGCATTGCTCAAAGAAAAAGATGGTCAATGGCTCATGAGACAAACATCAGATCACCAAGAAGGAATCAAGGCATTCATTGAAAAGAGAAGGCCGTCATTCAAAGGGGAATAA
- a CDS encoding YjcZ family sporulation protein, whose translation MGNAYGGGFALIVVLFILLIIVGAAWL comes from the coding sequence ATGGGTAACGCATACGGCGGAGGTTTCGCGTTAATTGTTGTACTGTTCATCTTGTTGATCATTGTAGGTGCAGCTTGGCTATAA
- a CDS encoding tryptophan transporter, translated as MNTKTLVSLSLLIGIGTALHAVIPGIFLGMKPDMMLTMMFLGIMLFPAKKNVLLVGLLTGVISGLTTQFPGGFLPNLIDKPVTAFVFYGLFLLTRKYSRSILGAIVLTAIGTLVSGAIFLGSASVIGGLPGAFIALFAAVVLPATVVNAGAMFVVYPIINGILKRSSISEAVTSDQLQ; from the coding sequence ATGAATACTAAAACGCTTGTATCCCTGTCACTATTGATCGGGATCGGAACCGCACTGCATGCCGTAATCCCTGGGATCTTCCTTGGTATGAAGCCTGACATGATGCTTACGATGATGTTTTTAGGGATCATGCTGTTCCCTGCCAAGAAAAATGTACTGCTTGTGGGACTGTTGACCGGTGTCATTTCCGGATTAACCACCCAGTTCCCTGGAGGATTCCTCCCGAACCTGATCGACAAGCCCGTGACAGCATTTGTTTTTTACGGATTATTCTTGCTTACAAGAAAGTACTCCCGATCCATTTTGGGAGCAATTGTACTGACAGCCATCGGAACGCTCGTTTCCGGAGCCATCTTCCTTGGTTCAGCTTCAGTCATCGGCGGTCTTCCTGGAGCATTCATCGCCCTGTTCGCAGCGGTCGTACTGCCTGCTACAGTCGTCAACGCCGGTGCAATGTTCGTCGTATATCCGATCATCAATGGTATCTTAAAGCGTTCTTCCATAAGCGAAGCGGTCACGTCAGATCAGCTTCAATGA
- a CDS encoding YhzD family protein, translating into MKTYKLTVFEKNGAKLLDESVQAATDEEAKKVGESMLAEKGYLDHTHRFTSPLGKLLLFHV; encoded by the coding sequence ATGAAAACGTATAAACTTACAGTATTCGAGAAGAATGGGGCAAAACTTCTGGATGAGAGTGTCCAGGCTGCAACGGATGAGGAAGCGAAGAAGGTTGGGGAAAGTATGTTGGCAGAGAAGGGGTATCTTGATCACACCCATCGTTTCACTTCCCCACTGGGAAAGCTTCTATTATTCCACGTATAA
- a CDS encoding YjcZ family sporulation protein translates to MSGACGYGGGFALIVVLFILLIIIGAAYVC, encoded by the coding sequence ATGTCAGGTGCTTGCGGGTATGGCGGAGGTTTCGCTCTAATCGTTGTTCTATTCATCTTGCTTATCATCATCGGTGCAGCATACGTTTGCTAA
- a CDS encoding DUF3267 domain-containing protein codes for MHCWKSVDKERHFGYHRVFLLSSIVMMMVFSFIYVPINVLKHRVFYDHHILLFLAGLLSIYPLHKICHALPVLHCARNMTCTLRRQIGILPTVTLRLNVPITKWRYGMALTAPFFVLNSFLMFGCFHFPHYSHYFIMLTAFHTGICLIDFLCVRTLLFSPRRAMIEENEDGYEILIEQ; via the coding sequence ATGCACTGCTGGAAATCCGTTGATAAAGAAAGACATTTCGGGTATCATCGAGTCTTTTTACTTTCATCCATCGTGATGATGATGGTATTCTCATTTATATACGTACCGATTAATGTATTGAAACATCGTGTATTTTATGATCATCACATCCTGCTCTTTTTAGCAGGCTTGTTGAGCATCTATCCCCTGCATAAGATCTGCCACGCACTGCCGGTCTTGCACTGTGCACGGAATATGACATGCACGCTGAGAAGACAGATAGGGATCTTACCGACCGTAACGCTCAGATTGAATGTGCCGATCACCAAATGGAGATACGGGATGGCATTAACCGCCCCATTCTTTGTACTCAATTCATTCCTGATGTTCGGTTGCTTCCATTTTCCTCATTACTCCCATTACTTCATCATGCTGACTGCCTTCCATACGGGCATCTGCTTAATCGATTTTCTTTGTGTAAGGACACTGCTCTTTTCTCCGAGGAGGGCGATGATCGAGGAAAATGAGGATGGATATGAGATATTGATTGAACAATGA
- a CDS encoding sporulation YhaL family protein produces MTLPIWMYFIVAGIFVSAFMTIKSARQEKAQEDEWIAKEGEVYMTRMEEEKERRRVSS; encoded by the coding sequence ATGACATTACCGATTTGGATGTATTTCATTGTAGCAGGGATCTTTGTCAGTGCGTTCATGACCATTAAGTCGGCAAGGCAGGAAAAGGCCCAGGAGGATGAATGGATCGCGAAAGAGGGCGAGGTCTATATGACCCGCATGGAAGAAGAAAAAGAGCGGCGGCGCGTGTCCTCTTGA
- a CDS encoding YtxH domain-containing protein gives MKVKSLMYGLIVGGIVAGAGSLLSAPSSGKELRGKLKDKQNDWKLTLEDLKERANELKESIGTLSQESKETVLQLSKDLQASIKEWQISTAPNNERLQKEIETVRQTIEDLEKSIDLPGSSQSK, from the coding sequence ATGAAAGTGAAATCATTGATGTACGGTTTGATCGTGGGCGGCATCGTCGCAGGTGCAGGCTCCCTTCTCTCAGCTCCTTCTTCAGGGAAGGAATTGAGGGGAAAACTGAAAGATAAGCAGAATGATTGGAAGCTGACGCTCGAAGACTTAAAAGAGCGGGCAAATGAACTGAAGGAATCCATCGGAACGCTTTCTCAGGAAAGCAAGGAAACCGTTCTTCAGCTTTCAAAAGATCTTCAGGCTTCCATTAAAGAGTGGCAAATATCGACCGCTCCGAACAACGAGCGCCTGCAAAAAGAAATCGAGACCGTAAGACAAACGATTGAAGATCTAGAAAAATCCATCGATCTTCCAGGTTCGTCCCAATCGAAGTAA
- a CDS encoding metallophosphoesterase family protein yields the protein MKKIRFLHAADLHLDSPFKGLKNLPAARFKHIQGSTFASFERLIDEALKREVDFVLISGDLFDEEDRSIRAQARLVQQFDRLKEKEIPVFIIHGNHDHLGGFRVQLDMPPHVHIFSERPEWKQIRTKDGADVSIAGFSYGSRHIHERMITEYPKAEGGGYRIALLHGSEGSIEADHEPYAPFTIKELLDKGYDYWALGHIHKRQILHEDPYIVYPGNIQGRHRKETGPKGCYEVEMEGDRTELTFIPVQEVEWIQKSVSLDGVTRFGELYNRIREAVDSCGEDMIELRLEGKGSLGEEEWRRIQNGELLDTIQSAMEDEQGIKWVHRVSFAEEKWVLDERDPFSQIMFEMLDELEQGDWTSSLSELMDHPLIYKHGLQVDQEVFHDVRKLLGTPGKEGR from the coding sequence ATGAAGAAAATCCGGTTTCTGCACGCTGCAGATCTGCATTTGGACAGTCCGTTCAAAGGGTTGAAGAACTTGCCCGCAGCGCGGTTCAAACACATACAGGGAAGCACCTTTGCTTCTTTTGAAAGACTGATTGACGAGGCACTTAAAAGGGAGGTCGACTTTGTGCTCATCAGCGGGGATCTCTTTGATGAAGAGGATCGTAGTATCCGGGCGCAGGCGAGGCTCGTGCAACAGTTCGATCGTTTAAAGGAGAAGGAGATCCCCGTTTTCATCATCCATGGAAACCATGATCACCTTGGGGGATTCAGGGTTCAACTGGACATGCCTCCCCATGTACATATCTTCTCTGAACGACCTGAGTGGAAACAGATAAGGACGAAGGATGGGGCAGATGTCTCAATCGCGGGATTCAGCTATGGAAGCCGTCATATTCACGAGAGGATGATTACAGAATATCCAAAGGCCGAAGGCGGCGGCTACAGGATCGCTCTTCTTCATGGAAGTGAAGGGAGCATCGAGGCGGACCATGAACCCTATGCCCCCTTCACCATCAAGGAACTGCTAGATAAGGGATATGATTACTGGGCACTGGGTCATATCCACAAGCGGCAGATCCTCCATGAGGATCCTTACATTGTGTATCCGGGGAATATACAAGGAAGGCACCGGAAAGAAACCGGCCCTAAAGGCTGTTACGAAGTCGAGATGGAAGGGGACCGTACCGAACTGACCTTCATACCCGTACAGGAAGTAGAATGGATACAAAAATCTGTATCACTCGATGGGGTCACCCGTTTTGGTGAGCTGTACAATCGGATCAGGGAGGCCGTGGATTCGTGCGGTGAAGATATGATCGAACTCCGTCTGGAGGGAAAGGGCAGCTTGGGGGAAGAGGAATGGAGGAGGATCCAGAACGGTGAGTTACTGGATACGATTCAATCGGCAATGGAGGATGAACAAGGGATCAAATGGGTGCATCGTGTGTCCTTTGCAGAAGAGAAATGGGTTCTTGATGAGCGCGACCCATTCAGCCAAATCATGTTTGAGATGCTTGATGAGCTGGAGCAGGGCGACTGGACATCGTCCCTGTCAGAGCTGATGGATCATCCGTTGATCTATAAGCATGGTCTTCAGGTGGATCAGGAGGTCTTTCACGATGTCAGAAAGCTCCTCGGCACCCCGGGCAAGGAAGGAAGGTGA
- a CDS encoding HIT family protein, with the protein MSDCIFCKIIDGKIPSTKVYEDENVLAFLDISQVTKGHTLIIPKQHMENVYELSPEAAGHVFQAAPKVASAIKEAFQPIGLNLLSNTGEAAGQSVFHFHLHLIPRYGEGDGFGAVWKTHTDDYTPEDLQEIAASISGHI; encoded by the coding sequence ATGAGCGACTGTATTTTTTGTAAAATCATTGATGGGAAGATCCCATCCACAAAAGTATATGAAGATGAAAACGTGCTTGCCTTCCTGGATATCAGCCAAGTGACGAAAGGGCATACACTGATTATCCCGAAGCAGCATATGGAAAACGTTTATGAGCTTTCCCCTGAAGCGGCCGGGCACGTGTTTCAGGCGGCTCCGAAAGTGGCGTCTGCCATCAAGGAAGCGTTCCAACCCATCGGGCTGAATCTCCTCAGCAACACAGGGGAAGCAGCCGGCCAATCCGTGTTTCATTTCCATCTGCATCTCATCCCGCGCTACGGTGAAGGCGACGGATTCGGCGCCGTCTGGAAGACCCATACGGACGACTACACCCCCGAGGACCTGCAGGAAATCGCCGCATCCATCTCTGGCCATATTTGA
- a CDS encoding YjcZ family sporulation protein — MSCGYNSGFALLVVLFILLIIVGAAFIC; from the coding sequence ATGAGCTGTGGATACAATTCAGGATTTGCATTGCTTGTTGTATTGTTCATCTTATTAATCATCGTTGGTGCCGCGTTTATTTGCTAA
- a CDS encoding DUF1878 family protein, with translation MEKRNYAYGMVIGMDDLLRRVEKLEYYQRLMLEMMPGHTTLFYREVMKAGLDEEDVRAFFQLCEGLNNKCQKQKAEGFVYFTPLFKEFERRIDRRLTVERVIEGCLNQGLYPSLMTQLRKCL, from the coding sequence ATGGAAAAGAGAAACTATGCATATGGAATGGTGATTGGAATGGATGATTTGTTAAGAAGAGTGGAAAAGCTGGAATATTATCAAAGGCTCATGTTGGAAATGATGCCGGGGCATACCACTTTATTTTACAGGGAGGTCATGAAGGCAGGGCTTGATGAGGAAGATGTAAGAGCATTCTTCCAGTTATGTGAGGGATTGAACAATAAATGCCAAAAACAAAAAGCGGAAGGGTTTGTCTATTTTACTCCGCTTTTTAAAGAATTTGAACGTAGGATCGACCGCAGGCTTACTGTCGAGCGGGTCATCGAGGGGTGCCTCAACCAAGGATTATATCCTTCTCTCATGACCCAGCTCAGGAAATGTCTTTAG
- a CDS encoding ATP-binding protein has product MSESSSAPRARKEGDCMKIKGIHIYAYGKLINQHYTMEELQVIFGQNEAGKSTIMSFIHSVLFGFPTKQHSLPRYEPKTSSDYGGVLRVCTPSGEEIRIERKRGGPATGTVTLQYEDGRVEGEEGLHRLLGTIDRKTYGNIFSFDLEGLQGIHRLKKEDLNRFLFSAGSTGTDALMQMEQAWQKEQEQLFKRSGRKPVINLLLSELTSLEKKLKEAKGRNDRYAPLHVEKEQIGKRLEFLEHELKILQERKHTLLQIRENWDALSERVYTLDRIGQIGDFPFPEKGLHRLDECRREVRKVEAQLETLQLKKDTFLERVERDAEIEEEERSFLEEKLASQGNFQKWIHDLEDHRREVEAIESGIRGIRRELQLSLEGHEAASVNISFSMNERINDAIEEKTEILHEREHNRKKRAEAQATRDRTERDCDAAENRLIGEEAFQDLQRKIKKGMSEAQRNWFRERLEEEERMLASDRKTLGGQKKITLSLLLIGLILTLWGIWTGTWIMGLALLPGVMSILSFRQSRSRLIEREKRIQSMERPEGEVSSDSQRLYDEQLEYRSQWKQLILKLEETEGMLAGIVEEESRLVNRLQDVDDRIASIVSELGLPVDFQWKWLREAYIRLKELVTLHDRLLILHDEIRGAETKIQAYTGECREWFNRHGIEAVPLEEIHSKMKELLKEMDKEDLKRNHAKEELNQIRMDMQSLEIERTKLEDEVEGLFSFAGTTSEEAYRKTGQLAEEKRELLHAYRFMEKRFQPDILSAFTEFQSKDLVEKEIILASTEIDECSRSISTLQEEAATLAYELQVLEEGTEHSVLLQQFEGKKAEIHEKIQRWSTVTLARKALENTMEHYQQTKMPRLIGEAEQYFLKLTNGRYRKINVTDDEMITVAREDGQVFQAVELSQGTKEQLYIAIRFALSSSLKEIYDLPVIIDDAAVNFDEGRTRAFIEALDKLSENHQILYFTCHQAVVDTFQAPGVINLDEQTIETGLDESSRVPL; this is encoded by the coding sequence ATGTCAGAAAGCTCCTCGGCACCCCGGGCAAGGAAGGAAGGTGATTGCATGAAGATTAAGGGAATCCATATCTATGCCTATGGAAAACTGATCAATCAGCACTATACCATGGAAGAATTACAGGTGATCTTTGGACAAAACGAGGCAGGGAAATCGACGATCATGTCTTTCATCCACAGCGTCCTCTTCGGCTTTCCTACCAAGCAGCATTCACTCCCACGCTACGAACCGAAAACATCATCAGACTATGGAGGAGTTCTCAGGGTGTGCACTCCTTCCGGAGAGGAGATCCGGATTGAAAGGAAGAGGGGGGGACCAGCCACGGGGACTGTGACTCTTCAATATGAAGATGGGAGGGTAGAAGGGGAGGAAGGGCTTCACCGGCTACTCGGTACCATCGACCGGAAAACCTACGGGAACATTTTTTCCTTTGACCTTGAGGGTCTTCAGGGAATCCACCGATTGAAAAAGGAAGACCTTAACCGCTTCTTATTCTCAGCAGGATCCACCGGAACGGATGCCCTCATGCAGATGGAGCAGGCGTGGCAAAAAGAACAGGAACAGCTCTTCAAACGCTCCGGGCGCAAACCTGTGATCAATCTCCTACTCTCTGAGCTCACGTCACTTGAAAAGAAACTGAAAGAAGCGAAAGGTCGCAATGACCGCTATGCTCCCCTTCATGTAGAAAAAGAGCAAATCGGTAAAAGACTGGAATTTCTTGAACATGAGCTGAAGATCCTGCAGGAAAGAAAACATACCCTTTTGCAGATCCGGGAAAACTGGGATGCTCTCAGTGAAAGAGTGTATACATTGGATAGGATCGGACAAATTGGTGACTTCCCGTTTCCTGAAAAGGGTCTGCACCGCCTCGATGAGTGCAGGCGGGAGGTCCGGAAGGTGGAAGCCCAGCTTGAAACCCTGCAGCTCAAAAAGGATACCTTTTTGGAAAGGGTGGAACGGGACGCAGAGATTGAAGAGGAAGAACGGAGCTTCCTGGAAGAAAAGCTGGCATCTCAGGGGAACTTTCAAAAATGGATCCATGATCTTGAGGATCATCGGAGGGAAGTCGAAGCGATTGAAAGTGGCATCCGAGGAATCAGAAGGGAGCTCCAACTGAGTTTGGAAGGACATGAGGCTGCTTCCGTCAACATCAGCTTCTCGATGAATGAGAGAATCAACGACGCAATTGAAGAAAAGACGGAAATCCTTCATGAACGGGAGCATAATCGGAAGAAAAGGGCGGAAGCACAAGCAACCAGAGATCGAACCGAGCGGGATTGTGACGCTGCGGAGAATCGATTGATCGGGGAGGAGGCCTTTCAGGATCTCCAGCGGAAAATCAAAAAAGGGATGTCCGAGGCCCAGAGAAACTGGTTCAGGGAACGATTGGAAGAAGAGGAGAGGATGCTTGCGAGCGACCGTAAGACATTGGGCGGACAGAAGAAGATCACGTTATCCCTTCTTTTGATCGGACTGATCCTGACGCTATGGGGGATCTGGACGGGAACATGGATCATGGGCCTTGCCCTGCTGCCGGGCGTCATGAGCATATTATCCTTTAGGCAGTCGCGATCGCGCTTGATTGAACGTGAGAAAAGGATCCAATCCATGGAACGACCCGAAGGAGAGGTATCGTCCGACTCCCAGCGCCTCTATGATGAACAGCTTGAGTACCGCAGTCAATGGAAGCAGCTCATTCTGAAGCTTGAAGAGACGGAAGGTATGCTCGCAGGTATCGTGGAAGAGGAGAGCCGACTTGTGAACAGGCTGCAGGATGTAGATGACAGGATTGCCTCTATCGTTTCAGAGCTTGGACTACCTGTTGATTTCCAGTGGAAATGGCTGAGGGAAGCCTATATAAGGCTGAAGGAACTCGTGACCCTTCATGACAGGTTGCTCATCCTCCATGACGAAATCCGCGGAGCTGAAACCAAGATCCAAGCCTATACAGGGGAGTGTCGGGAGTGGTTCAATCGCCATGGAATCGAAGCTGTACCACTGGAGGAGATCCACAGTAAGATGAAGGAGCTTCTGAAGGAGATGGACAAAGAAGATCTGAAGAGGAATCACGCCAAGGAAGAGCTCAACCAGATCCGGATGGATATGCAAAGCCTTGAAATCGAACGAACCAAGCTGGAAGACGAGGTGGAGGGTCTTTTCTCCTTTGCAGGAACCACTTCGGAGGAAGCCTATAGGAAGACAGGTCAGCTTGCCGAAGAGAAACGGGAGCTGTTGCATGCCTATAGATTTATGGAAAAACGATTCCAGCCTGATATCCTGTCTGCTTTTACTGAATTTCAATCTAAAGATCTTGTTGAAAAGGAAATCATTCTTGCTTCCACTGAGATCGACGAATGCTCCCGCAGTATCTCCACCCTGCAGGAGGAGGCAGCGACACTTGCATATGAACTTCAAGTTCTAGAGGAAGGAACCGAACATTCTGTCCTATTGCAACAGTTCGAAGGGAAGAAAGCCGAAATCCACGAGAAGATCCAGCGATGGTCGACTGTCACCCTGGCGAGGAAGGCTTTGGAAAATACGATGGAGCACTATCAGCAGACAAAGATGCCGAGGCTGATCGGGGAGGCAGAACAATACTTCCTTAAGCTCACGAATGGCCGATATCGTAAGATCAACGTAACCGATGACGAAATGATCACGGTTGCCAGGGAAGACGGTCAGGTGTTTCAGGCTGTGGAACTCAGTCAGGGAACGAAGGAGCAACTGTATATCGCCATCCGTTTCGCCCTGAGCTCTTCCCTGAAAGAAATCTATGATCTTCCCGTCATCATCGATGATGCGGCGGTGAACTTTGATGAAGGCAGAACCAGGGCATTCATTGAAGCGCTGGATAAGCTGTCGGAGAATCATCAAATCCTGTATTTCACCTGTCATCAGGCTGTAGTGGACACCTTCCAGGCACCAGGAGTGATAAATTTGGATGAGCAGACAATTGAGACGGGTCTCGACGAGTCAAGTCGGGTGCCTCTGTGA